The proteins below come from a single Arthrobacter sp. B1I2 genomic window:
- a CDS encoding dicarboxylate/amino acid:cation symporter, which yields MSTQTSTPSPAGKTGFQLPKWAGSFGFQIVAALIVGLGLGLLAKYTGSTKTNPNALGATLQTIGSSYVSLLQTAVVPLIFTAVVSSISNLRQVSNAARLAWNTLLWFAITSLIAVLIGIGLGVLLQPGANTGISGDAKYTGKSGDWWAFLVGLFPKNFLGLGASSTVGDSGAVTTSVSFNVLQILVIAIAVGVAALKVGKAAEPFLNLNASALAVIQKVLWWIIRIAPLGTIGLIGNAVAVYGWDTIGSLGKFTVAIYVGLALVLFVVYPILVRSHGLSIKQYFSGVWPAVQLAFVSRSSVGTLPLTQRVTERSLGVPRAYASFAVPLGATTKMDGCAAIYPAISAIFVAQFFGIHLDFSQYLLIALVSVLGSAATAGTTGAVVMLTLTLSTLGLPLAGVGLLLAIDPILDMGRTAVNVAGQALVPTIVAKRQGILDESLYNAPRNGTPFVDDSDLAATDATDGTSADTAPRELQDAKA from the coding sequence GTGAGCACTCAGACAAGCACCCCGTCCCCCGCAGGGAAGACCGGATTCCAGCTGCCCAAATGGGCGGGCTCGTTCGGCTTCCAGATCGTTGCCGCCCTCATCGTGGGCCTCGGCCTCGGCCTGCTGGCCAAGTACACCGGCAGCACCAAGACCAACCCCAACGCCCTCGGCGCCACGCTGCAGACCATCGGCTCAAGCTATGTGTCGCTGCTGCAGACCGCCGTGGTCCCGCTGATCTTCACCGCCGTCGTCAGCTCCATCTCCAACCTGCGCCAGGTGTCCAACGCCGCCAGGCTGGCATGGAACACGCTCCTGTGGTTCGCCATCACGTCCCTGATCGCCGTGCTGATCGGGATCGGGCTGGGCGTGCTGCTGCAGCCCGGCGCCAACACCGGCATCAGCGGGGATGCCAAGTACACCGGCAAGTCCGGTGACTGGTGGGCCTTCCTGGTGGGCCTCTTCCCCAAAAACTTCCTGGGCCTGGGTGCCAGCTCCACTGTTGGCGATTCCGGCGCTGTCACCACCTCGGTCAGCTTCAACGTCCTGCAGATCCTCGTCATCGCCATCGCCGTGGGCGTCGCCGCCCTCAAGGTCGGCAAGGCCGCAGAGCCGTTCCTCAACCTCAACGCCTCGGCCCTTGCCGTGATCCAGAAGGTCCTGTGGTGGATCATCCGCATCGCGCCGCTGGGCACCATCGGCCTGATCGGCAACGCCGTCGCCGTGTACGGCTGGGACACCATCGGCTCGCTGGGCAAGTTCACCGTGGCCATCTATGTGGGCCTCGCCCTCGTGCTGTTCGTGGTCTACCCCATCCTGGTCCGCAGCCACGGCCTCTCCATCAAGCAGTACTTCTCCGGCGTATGGCCCGCCGTCCAGCTGGCCTTCGTGTCCCGCTCCTCGGTGGGAACCCTGCCGCTGACCCAGCGCGTCACCGAGCGCAGCCTGGGCGTCCCCCGCGCTTACGCCTCCTTCGCCGTGCCGCTGGGCGCCACCACCAAGATGGACGGTTGCGCCGCCATCTACCCTGCCATCTCGGCAATCTTCGTGGCCCAGTTCTTCGGCATCCACCTGGACTTCAGCCAGTACCTGCTGATCGCCCTGGTTTCCGTCCTCGGCTCCGCGGCAACCGCCGGCACCACGGGCGCCGTGGTGATGCTCACCCTGACGCTCTCCACGCTGGGACTGCCGCTGGCCGGCGTCGGACTCCTGCTGGCCATCGACCCGATCCTGGACATGGGCCGCACCGCCGTGAACGTCGCGGGGCAGGCCCTGGTTCCCACCATCGTGGCCAAGCGCCAGGGGATCCTGGACGAGTCGCTGTACAACGCACCGCGCAACGGCACGCCCTTCGTTGATGACAGCGATCTTGCTGCCACCGACGCAACCGACGGCACCAGCGCCGACACCGCACCCCGCGAACTGCAGGATGCAAAGGCGTAA
- a CDS encoding adenylate/guanylate cyclase domain-containing protein → MTDEDQQERVDSTATDPTATDSATLDPAAPSIAVNAAGGAAPGLEPGAAMPATDRHPPTGAMSAERLAMKALEARLLGGERKLRRREVAAGAGLSLLSARKLWRALGFPNFGDEDVAFTERDQAALSTVVDLVRAGKLTEEAAISVTRSIGQMTDRMVVWQIEALVEDMVHEQGVTDAVARKRLVNELPALVDALEEVLVYSWRRQLNAGVQRLAVRAEAGLQASEEGREGDEDDAPLPLARAVGFADLVSYTSLSRRMNEKTLARLVQRFENKCAEIISVGGGRLVKTVGDEVLYIAETPAAGAEISLALAEAFTEDEILPEARVAMVWGRILSRLGDIYGPTVNLAARLTTLADPGTVLVDSMTASALEHDERFVMIPQDPQNVRGFGEIHPVRLTRGRGKGLVLD, encoded by the coding sequence ATGACCGATGAGGACCAGCAGGAACGCGTCGACAGCACCGCCACCGACCCCACTGCCACTGACTCCGCCACCTTGGATCCTGCCGCACCTTCGATCGCTGTGAATGCTGCCGGCGGCGCGGCGCCCGGGCTGGAACCTGGCGCCGCCATGCCTGCCACGGACCGGCACCCGCCCACCGGTGCCATGTCCGCCGAACGCCTGGCCATGAAGGCCCTCGAAGCCCGCCTCCTGGGCGGGGAACGCAAGCTCCGCCGTCGTGAAGTTGCCGCCGGCGCGGGACTGTCCCTGCTCTCCGCCCGCAAACTCTGGCGTGCCCTGGGGTTCCCGAACTTTGGCGACGAGGACGTCGCCTTCACCGAACGCGACCAGGCCGCCCTGTCCACCGTGGTGGACCTGGTCCGCGCCGGAAAGCTCACGGAGGAAGCGGCCATTTCCGTGACCCGGTCCATCGGGCAGATGACGGACCGCATGGTGGTCTGGCAAATCGAGGCCCTGGTGGAAGACATGGTCCACGAGCAGGGCGTCACGGATGCCGTGGCCCGCAAGCGCCTGGTCAACGAACTTCCCGCCCTGGTGGACGCGCTCGAGGAAGTGCTGGTCTACTCGTGGCGCCGCCAGCTCAACGCCGGGGTCCAGCGGCTCGCGGTCCGGGCGGAAGCCGGGCTGCAGGCCAGCGAGGAAGGCCGGGAAGGCGACGAGGACGACGCGCCGCTGCCCCTGGCCCGTGCGGTTGGCTTTGCAGACCTGGTCTCCTACACCAGCCTGTCCCGCCGGATGAATGAAAAGACGCTTGCCCGGCTGGTCCAGCGCTTCGAGAACAAGTGTGCCGAAATCATCTCCGTGGGCGGCGGGCGGCTGGTCAAGACGGTGGGCGATGAAGTCCTCTATATCGCCGAAACCCCGGCGGCCGGCGCCGAGATCTCCCTTGCGCTCGCCGAGGCCTTCACCGAAGACGAGATCCTTCCTGAAGCCCGGGTGGCCATGGTCTGGGGCAGGATTCTTTCCCGCCTTGGCGACATCTACGGCCCCACGGTCAACCTCGCGGCCCGACTGACCACGCTTGCGGATCCCGGCACGGTCCTGGTGGACTCCATGACGGCGTCCGCCCTGGAGCACGACGAGCGTTTCGTCATGATTCCCCAGGATCCGCAGAACGTGCGCGGCTTCGGCGAGATCCATCCCGTCCGCCTCACCCGCGGACGGGGCAAGGGCCTGGTCCTGGACTAG
- a CDS encoding biotin--[acetyl-CoA-carboxylase] ligase has product MDDAHAPGTPLNRGDLADQRFLSATGIPRIDVVDSTGSTNADLLRYVTVEPAAWPDLSVLTAEYQTAARGRLDRRWEAPPLSSVSVSVVLRPVNAEGRPLPTQSYSWLSLIAALALRETLLETAGIPAELKWPNDVLVRGRKIAGILAQLGPMVDGSVPPVILGTGLNVTLQESELPVPTATSVALEGARTTDRTALLKSYLSHFAVLYRSFCNADGDPAAGMAGGTSLHKRVEAVMVTLGKQVRAQLPGDHEIIGHASRLDDYGSLLVVDRDSREHVVTAGDVVHLRPWTAPDTPNQGGYA; this is encoded by the coding sequence ATGGACGACGCACACGCACCGGGCACCCCCCTGAACCGAGGGGACCTGGCCGACCAGCGTTTCCTCTCCGCCACCGGCATACCCCGGATTGATGTGGTGGACTCCACCGGCTCCACCAACGCCGACCTCCTGCGCTACGTCACGGTGGAACCTGCGGCGTGGCCGGACCTCTCCGTGCTGACCGCCGAGTACCAGACAGCCGCCCGGGGACGCCTGGACAGGCGCTGGGAAGCGCCGCCGCTGAGCTCGGTGTCCGTCTCCGTGGTGCTGCGTCCGGTCAACGCGGAGGGCAGGCCCCTTCCCACCCAGAGCTACTCCTGGCTGTCCCTGATCGCAGCCCTGGCGCTGCGCGAAACACTCCTGGAGACGGCCGGCATTCCGGCCGAGCTTAAGTGGCCCAATGACGTCCTGGTGCGCGGCAGGAAAATTGCCGGCATCCTCGCCCAGCTGGGCCCCATGGTGGACGGCAGTGTGCCCCCGGTCATCCTGGGAACCGGCCTGAACGTCACCCTGCAGGAAAGTGAACTTCCGGTTCCCACCGCAACCTCCGTGGCCCTTGAAGGTGCCCGCACCACGGACCGCACCGCACTGCTGAAGAGCTACTTGTCCCACTTTGCGGTCCTGTACCGGAGTTTCTGCAACGCCGACGGCGACCCCGCGGCCGGCATGGCGGGTGGCACATCGCTGCACAAGAGAGTGGAAGCGGTAATGGTCACCCTGGGCAAGCAGGTACGGGCACAACTGCCCGGCGACCACGAAATCATCGGCCATGCGTCCCGGCTGGACGACTACGGCTCCCTGCTGGTGGTGGACCGCGACTCGCGCGAGCACGTGGTGACTGCCGGGGACGTGGTGCACCTGCGGCCCTGGACGGCACCGGACACACCCAACCAAGGCGGTTATGCGTAA
- a CDS encoding acyl-CoA carboxylase subunit beta, whose product MSHDLTTTAGKIADFRDRQARAEQPSGPEAIEKQHARGKNTARERIGLLLDEDSFVEFDALAVHRSTAFGMEKKKPLGDGLVSGYGTVDGRLVAVYSQDFTVYGGSLSQVNGEKIVKVQEFALRNGCPVVGILDGGGARIQEGVASLAMFADIFRNNVHASGVVPQISLIMGPSAGGAAYSPALTDYVVMVDKTSHMFITGPDVIKTVTGEDVDMETLGGARQHNATTGTSTYLASDETDAIEFVRELLDFLPSNNLSEAPVLGHQQELEVDDDDLALDALVPDSANQPYDMRTVVGQIVDDGHFLEMQALYAPNIMIGYGRVEGHTVGIVANQPLQFAGTLDIAASEKAARFVRHCDAFNIPIITLVDVPGFLPGKDQEFQGIIRRGAKLLYAYAEATVPKLTVITRKAYGGAYIVMGSKKLGADLNLAWPTAQIGVMGAQGAVNILYRRDLAAVAGNGGDVEARRAEVIRQYEEELLNPYQAAELGYVDAVIAPSDTRIQIIKGLRALRDKRASLPAKKHGNIPL is encoded by the coding sequence ATGAGCCACGATCTGACAACGACAGCGGGAAAGATTGCCGATTTCCGCGACCGCCAGGCGCGCGCCGAACAGCCCTCCGGCCCCGAAGCCATCGAAAAGCAGCATGCGCGCGGCAAGAACACCGCCCGCGAGCGCATCGGCCTGCTGCTGGACGAAGACTCGTTTGTTGAATTCGATGCGCTGGCAGTGCACCGCTCCACCGCGTTCGGCATGGAAAAGAAGAAACCGCTGGGCGACGGCCTCGTCTCCGGCTACGGCACCGTGGACGGGCGCCTGGTGGCGGTCTACAGCCAGGACTTCACCGTCTACGGCGGATCGCTGAGCCAGGTCAATGGCGAAAAGATCGTCAAGGTGCAGGAGTTCGCGCTCCGCAACGGCTGCCCCGTGGTGGGCATCCTGGACGGCGGCGGTGCCCGCATCCAGGAAGGCGTGGCCTCACTGGCCATGTTCGCGGACATCTTCCGCAACAACGTCCACGCCAGCGGCGTGGTGCCCCAGATCTCGCTGATCATGGGCCCGTCCGCCGGCGGTGCCGCTTACTCCCCCGCCCTTACCGACTACGTGGTGATGGTGGACAAGACCTCCCACATGTTCATCACCGGCCCCGACGTCATCAAGACCGTCACCGGGGAGGACGTGGACATGGAAACGCTGGGCGGCGCCCGGCAGCACAACGCCACCACCGGCACGTCCACCTACCTGGCCTCGGATGAAACCGACGCCATCGAGTTCGTCCGCGAACTGCTGGACTTCCTGCCGTCCAACAACCTGTCCGAGGCACCGGTGCTGGGGCACCAGCAGGAGCTGGAGGTCGACGACGACGACCTCGCCCTGGATGCGCTGGTCCCCGACTCCGCAAACCAGCCCTACGACATGCGCACCGTTGTCGGGCAGATCGTGGACGACGGGCACTTCCTGGAGATGCAGGCCCTGTACGCCCCCAACATCATGATCGGTTACGGCCGGGTGGAGGGCCACACCGTGGGCATCGTGGCCAACCAGCCCCTGCAGTTCGCCGGCACCCTGGACATTGCCGCCTCCGAAAAGGCAGCCCGCTTCGTACGCCACTGCGACGCCTTCAACATCCCCATCATCACCCTGGTGGACGTCCCCGGGTTCCTCCCCGGCAAGGACCAGGAGTTCCAGGGCATCATCCGCCGCGGCGCCAAGCTCCTGTACGCCTACGCCGAGGCCACCGTTCCCAAGCTCACCGTCATTACCCGCAAGGCCTACGGCGGCGCCTACATCGTGATGGGTTCAAAGAAGCTCGGGGCCGACCTGAACCTGGCCTGGCCCACGGCCCAGATCGGCGTGATGGGTGCGCAGGGCGCCGTCAACATCCTCTACCGCCGCGACCTCGCGGCCGTCGCCGGGAACGGCGGCGACGTCGAGGCCCGCCGGGCAGAGGTCATCCGGCAGTACGAGGAAGAACTCCTCAACCCCTACCAGGCCGCGGAGTTGGGCTACGTGGATGCCGTCATCGCCCCCTCCGACACCCGGATCCAGATCATCAAGGGACTGCGGGCCCTCCGCGACAAACGCGCCAGCCTCCCCGCCAAGAAGCATGGGAACATCCCGCTGTGA
- a CDS encoding DUF885 domain-containing protein: MTTDTAPAARPHTRIDAVADNYTDTLIRLNPTFATTLGLPGHETEYQDFSPAGIAGFAEAARDTLAALEGLEPADDVDAVTLDAMRERLGLQLLIHASGWEYAELNNIASPAQDIRAIFDLMPTGTEQDWEHIAGRAHNVPAAISGYIESLRMARDAGKVAAARQVRIVIEQVTKYAAGDGFFAKLATGAATAAGPLPAALQDKLDAGADAARRAYTGLAEFLRTELLPAAPEKDAVGRARYALASRSFLGAEVDLGETYAWGVQELDRLIAEQERVAGAIKAGATIAEAKEILNNDPARQLKGTEALREWMQDLSDKAVAELAGVHFDIPDAMKKLECRIAPTDEGGIYYTGPSDDFSRPGRMWWSVPAGEDTFTTWAETTTVYHEGVPGHHLQVATATYRREILNKWRRNVCWTSGHGEGWALYAEKLMQELGYLNDPGDHMGMLDMQRMRAARVVFDIGVHLELEMPERWGSGTWTADKGYGFLKENLPISEGQLSFEFTRYLGWPGQAPSYKVGQRLWEQIRAELEARPGFDLKEFHTKALNIGSVGLDTLRRALLT; this comes from the coding sequence GTGACTACAGACACTGCACCCGCCGCGCGCCCGCATACCCGCATCGACGCCGTCGCGGACAATTACACGGACACCCTGATCAGGCTCAACCCGACGTTCGCCACCACCCTTGGCCTGCCGGGGCATGAGACGGAGTACCAGGACTTCTCCCCTGCCGGCATCGCCGGATTCGCAGAAGCAGCGCGGGACACCCTCGCTGCGCTGGAGGGCCTGGAGCCGGCGGACGACGTGGACGCCGTCACCCTGGACGCCATGCGGGAACGGCTCGGCCTGCAACTGCTGATCCATGCCTCGGGCTGGGAGTACGCGGAGCTGAACAACATCGCTTCACCGGCCCAGGACATCCGGGCCATCTTCGACCTCATGCCCACCGGCACCGAGCAGGACTGGGAGCACATCGCCGGGCGTGCGCACAACGTGCCCGCGGCCATCAGCGGCTACATCGAGTCGCTGCGCATGGCCAGGGACGCCGGCAAAGTGGCCGCCGCCCGCCAGGTGCGGATCGTGATCGAACAGGTGACCAAATACGCCGCCGGGGACGGCTTCTTCGCCAAGCTGGCCACCGGGGCCGCCACGGCCGCGGGGCCGCTGCCCGCAGCACTGCAGGACAAGCTCGACGCCGGTGCTGACGCAGCCCGGCGCGCCTACACCGGGCTGGCAGAGTTCCTGCGCACCGAACTGCTGCCCGCCGCGCCCGAGAAGGACGCCGTGGGCCGGGCACGCTACGCGCTGGCCTCCCGCTCCTTCCTGGGTGCAGAGGTTGACCTAGGGGAAACGTACGCGTGGGGCGTGCAGGAACTCGACCGCCTCATCGCCGAACAGGAACGCGTTGCGGGCGCCATCAAAGCAGGCGCCACCATTGCCGAAGCCAAGGAAATCCTCAACAACGACCCCGCGCGCCAGCTGAAAGGCACAGAGGCGCTCCGCGAATGGATGCAGGACCTTTCCGACAAAGCCGTCGCCGAACTCGCCGGGGTGCACTTCGACATCCCTGACGCCATGAAGAAACTCGAGTGCCGGATCGCCCCCACCGACGAAGGCGGCATCTACTACACCGGCCCGTCCGACGACTTCAGCCGGCCCGGCCGCATGTGGTGGTCCGTCCCCGCCGGCGAGGATACGTTCACCACCTGGGCAGAGACCACCACCGTGTACCACGAGGGCGTTCCGGGCCACCACCTCCAGGTGGCCACCGCAACCTACCGCCGTGAAATACTGAACAAGTGGCGCCGGAACGTCTGCTGGACCTCCGGCCACGGCGAGGGCTGGGCTCTTTACGCGGAGAAGCTCATGCAGGAACTGGGCTACCTCAACGATCCCGGCGACCACATGGGCATGCTGGACATGCAGCGCATGCGCGCCGCCCGCGTGGTTTTCGACATCGGAGTGCACCTCGAACTCGAGATGCCAGAACGCTGGGGCTCCGGCACCTGGACCGCCGACAAGGGCTACGGCTTCCTCAAGGAAAACCTTCCCATCAGCGAAGGGCAGCTCAGCTTTGAGTTCACCCGCTACCTCGGCTGGCCGGGCCAGGCCCCCTCCTACAAAGTGGGCCAGCGGCTTTGGGAACAGATCCGCGCCGAGCTGGAAGCCCGGCCCGGGTTCGACCTCAAGGAGTTCCACACCAAGGCCCTCAACATCGGCTCCGTTGGACTGGATACCCTCCGCCGGGCACTGCTCACCTAG
- a CDS encoding acyl-CoA carboxylase subunit epsilon — translation MGPTEGSAPAAPLLSVVKGQPTAEELAALTAVVLSLGGERPAAARTPSVRHWVRRQQLRLAPSPGPGAWKRSGGQ, via the coding sequence GTGGGCCCTACAGAAGGCTCTGCACCCGCAGCTCCCCTGCTCTCTGTTGTCAAAGGACAGCCGACGGCCGAGGAGCTCGCCGCGCTGACCGCCGTCGTCCTTTCCCTGGGTGGGGAACGCCCCGCCGCCGCCCGCACCCCCAGCGTTCGGCACTGGGTGCGCCGGCAGCAGCTGCGGCTGGCCCCGTCGCCGGGACCGGGCGCATGGAAACGCAGCGGCGGCCAGTAA
- a CDS encoding TetR/AcrR family transcriptional regulator, translated as MTTSLPSSGPDPAPPSRRELNKAATRQAITDAALGLLRSKGPGNFTVEDIADAAGISRRTFFNYFSSTDAALASIVHGFLDNAIKQLRLRPADEPILESAQAALTALADPKAVAPLAELFTLTQKSPLMSHTELEAWDHCRAQVFTVARERLAGTPGGQDELYVHALAGSIISCGKAAMEVWFSRRGPDLTPASLAELRQLLIDAMALLGTGFNTTNSPSATRSS; from the coding sequence GTGACCACTTCCCTGCCATCCTCCGGCCCGGACCCGGCGCCTCCTTCCCGGCGCGAGCTGAACAAGGCCGCCACCCGCCAGGCCATCACGGACGCCGCGCTGGGACTCCTGCGCTCCAAAGGGCCGGGGAACTTCACCGTGGAGGACATCGCCGACGCCGCAGGAATATCGCGCCGCACCTTCTTCAACTACTTCAGCAGTACCGACGCCGCCCTGGCGTCCATCGTCCACGGCTTCCTGGACAACGCCATCAAGCAGCTGCGCCTCCGCCCGGCCGACGAGCCGATTCTGGAGTCCGCCCAGGCGGCATTGACCGCCCTTGCCGATCCCAAAGCCGTGGCCCCGCTGGCCGAACTGTTCACGCTGACCCAGAAGAGCCCACTAATGTCGCACACCGAACTCGAGGCATGGGACCACTGCCGGGCCCAGGTTTTCACCGTGGCCCGCGAACGCCTCGCCGGTACCCCCGGCGGGCAGGACGAGCTGTACGTCCACGCCCTGGCCGGCTCCATCATCTCCTGCGGAAAAGCCGCCATGGAGGTCTGGTTCAGCCGCCGCGGGCCGGACCTGACCCCTGCTTCGCTGGCAGAGCTGCGCCAGCTGCTCATTGACGCCATGGCCCTGCTGGGGACCGGCTTCAACACCACCAATTCACCATCCGCCACCCGTTCCTCCTGA
- a CDS encoding SDR family oxidoreductase produces the protein MTSSDDALHAPQSPYRAAGSLAGRTILISGGSRGIGLAIATRAARDGANIVLLAKTGEPHPKLAGTVYTAAEELVKAGGQALPLVGDVRRDDDVAGAVAAAVERFGGIDVVINNASAIDLSTTDTVDMKKYDLMQDINVRGSFLLSKLALPALRASEQGHILTLSPPLNLDPSWAGKHLAYTMAKYGMSLTTLGLAEELKADGIRVNSLWPCTLIDTAAIRNMPHGETMVLAARGPQIMADAAHAVLTGSNLAAGSPPSGNFYTDEQVLAAAGVTDFRPYSLGAPEDRLVPDIFL, from the coding sequence ATGACTTCAAGCGACGATGCTTTGCATGCTCCCCAAAGCCCTTACCGGGCGGCAGGTTCCCTGGCGGGCCGGACCATCCTGATCTCCGGCGGCAGCCGCGGAATCGGGCTGGCCATTGCAACGAGGGCGGCCCGCGACGGCGCCAACATCGTTCTGCTGGCCAAGACGGGGGAGCCCCACCCTAAACTGGCGGGCACGGTGTACACCGCGGCTGAGGAACTTGTGAAGGCGGGCGGCCAGGCGCTGCCGCTGGTGGGCGATGTGCGCCGGGACGACGACGTGGCCGGCGCCGTGGCCGCAGCCGTTGAGCGGTTCGGCGGCATCGACGTCGTGATCAACAATGCCTCCGCCATCGACCTGTCCACCACGGACACCGTGGACATGAAAAAGTATGACCTGATGCAGGACATCAACGTCCGCGGCTCGTTCCTGCTGTCGAAGCTGGCGCTCCCGGCGCTCCGGGCCTCGGAACAGGGGCATATCCTCACGCTTTCGCCGCCGCTGAACCTCGATCCGTCCTGGGCGGGCAAGCACCTTGCCTACACCATGGCCAAGTATGGGATGAGCCTGACCACTTTGGGCCTGGCGGAGGAACTGAAGGCTGACGGGATCAGGGTCAACTCATTGTGGCCGTGCACACTGATCGACACGGCGGCCATCCGCAACATGCCCCACGGCGAAACCATGGTGCTGGCCGCGCGTGGCCCGCAGATCATGGCCGATGCCGCCCACGCCGTCCTGACCGGCAGCAACCTCGCCGCCGGGAGTCCGCCGTCGGGCAACTTCTACACGGACGAGCAGGTCCTGGCAGCAGCGGGAGTGACGGATTTCCGCCCCTACAGCCTGGGCGCGCCCGAAGACCGGCTGGTTCCGGACATCTTCCTTTAG
- a CDS encoding PH domain-containing protein — MRKTLVPGEQVIVTTRPQPRKLAGAAVAFVLAPALAAFASAWILRGGAARMAPALGRQWTPWLVTACVLAAAAVWLGYCLPRLLRWQGTRYTLTSRRMMARYGLLNRRDQQVNLGSVRNLTVHESLLQRLVRSGNISLETGYQGVVTFRDVPEVARFRDFILDAIGELPDDSPFDSGAQPGGATYYPAGDFPEDMREGGRDDR; from the coding sequence ATGCGTAAAACCCTCGTCCCAGGGGAGCAGGTCATCGTCACAACCCGCCCGCAGCCCAGGAAGCTGGCCGGGGCAGCCGTGGCTTTTGTGCTGGCGCCGGCATTGGCCGCCTTCGCCAGTGCCTGGATCCTCCGCGGTGGGGCGGCCCGCATGGCGCCTGCCCTTGGCCGCCAGTGGACGCCGTGGCTTGTCACCGCCTGTGTCCTGGCGGCTGCGGCTGTGTGGCTGGGTTACTGCCTGCCCCGCCTGCTTCGCTGGCAGGGCACCCGCTACACCCTGACCAGCCGGCGCATGATGGCCCGGTACGGACTGCTGAACCGGCGGGACCAGCAGGTGAACCTGGGATCGGTGCGCAACCTGACAGTCCACGAATCCCTGCTGCAGCGATTGGTGCGCTCGGGGAATATATCCTTGGAGACCGGGTATCAGGGCGTGGTGACGTTCCGCGACGTGCCTGAGGTTGCCAGGTTCCGCGACTTTATCCTCGACGCCATCGGGGAACTGCCGGATGACAGCCCGTTTGACAGCGGGGCCCAACCGGGCGGCGCGACGTATTACCCTGCCGGTGATTTTCCGGAGGACATGAGAGAAGGTGGACGGGATGACCGATGA